Proteins encoded within one genomic window of Nordella sp. HKS 07:
- a CDS encoding cytochrome c: MRNVILIVVGAVAATFVLVPLTGATSVGSGEGSTAKTPLSVALGEEDFETYCASCHGESGVGDGPVAEYLALEPADLTKLARKNGGPFPRERIAAIIDGRESVKVHGPRDMPVWGDWFNAEAEAPGLRAQERELVIQARIDALVSYIETIQEK; the protein is encoded by the coding sequence ATGCGTAATGTAATTCTGATCGTAGTGGGCGCTGTGGCCGCCACGTTTGTCCTGGTGCCGTTGACAGGTGCGACGTCAGTGGGGAGCGGAGAAGGTTCGACCGCAAAAACGCCGCTGAGCGTCGCGCTAGGCGAAGAGGACTTTGAAACCTATTGCGCATCATGCCACGGCGAAAGTGGCGTGGGAGACGGTCCCGTAGCCGAGTATTTGGCTCTCGAGCCGGCAGACCTGACCAAGCTTGCGCGCAAGAACGGCGGACCTTTCCCGCGTGAACGGATCGCAGCGATCATCGATGGGCGTGAATCCGTCAAGGTTCACGGTCCGCGCGACATGCCCGTTTGGGGCGACTGGTTCAATGCTGAAGCCGAAGCGCCCGGCCTGCGGGCCCAGGAGCGCGAGCTCGTCATTCAGGCGCGAATCGACGCCTTGGTCAGCTATATCGAGACGATCCAAGAAAAATAG
- a CDS encoding FMN-binding protein, translated as MKQIALSFFVIAASGAYVWDQAGRGPAGDMIDTAGPASAAEDNMVQPLGHVPAPAADVVAPALAPPGIEQQSMLTGTPATPPATFGSEPMAAIAAPVPDQPAAAKPEAAERTIIVKQPQVSQAPAAPTEWAPARLLADAASQEASVAIRPVAYIPIPKPRPAHLQASARVIKAATKSSVHSGAKPAAHAFADGIYTGPVTDAYYGLIQIQAFVQGGRLMALSVLRYPSHRGTSIRINRQALPMLRDEAISAQSANVDIISGATLTSRAFIQSLGGALKEASS; from the coding sequence ATGAAACAGATTGCCCTGTCGTTTTTCGTGATCGCGGCCTCCGGCGCTTACGTGTGGGATCAGGCGGGCAGGGGTCCCGCTGGCGACATGATCGATACGGCAGGTCCCGCCAGTGCCGCCGAGGACAATATGGTGCAGCCTCTAGGTCATGTGCCTGCTCCCGCTGCTGACGTTGTGGCGCCTGCCCTGGCCCCGCCCGGGATCGAACAGCAGAGCATGCTGACCGGGACACCGGCCACTCCACCGGCCACGTTTGGCAGCGAACCTATGGCCGCGATCGCCGCACCCGTGCCGGATCAGCCGGCCGCCGCAAAGCCTGAGGCTGCAGAAAGGACAATTATCGTCAAGCAGCCGCAAGTTTCCCAGGCACCCGCCGCCCCGACGGAATGGGCGCCCGCCCGGCTCCTCGCCGATGCCGCATCGCAGGAAGCGTCCGTCGCCATAAGGCCAGTTGCATACATCCCCATTCCGAAGCCGAGGCCGGCCCATCTTCAAGCATCCGCTCGTGTCATCAAGGCCGCCACGAAATCATCCGTCCATTCCGGCGCAAAGCCGGCCGCACACGCTTTTGCCGACGGCATTTACACCGGTCCGGTCACTGATGCCTATTATGGCCTCATCCAGATTCAGGCCTTCGTCCAGGGCGGCCGCCTCATGGCGCTCAGCGTGTTGAGATACCCGTCGCACCGCGGAACTTCGATCAGAATCAACCGTCAGGCACTGCCCATGCTGCGAGACGAAGCGATCAGCGCGCAAAGCGCCAATGTAGACATCATTTCGGGTGCGACGCTGACCAGCAGGGCCTTCATCCAGTCGCTTGGCGGCGCATTGAAGGAAGCGTCGTCCTGA
- a CDS encoding FAD:protein FMN transferase, with protein MRETRLLMGMPITLDIRGAGDVTLVDTVFEYFQGVDRRFSTYRSDSEISAINRGDVSRQDWSGEMREVLALAERTKNETGGYFDIRKPDGSLDPSGIVKGWAIRNAAGILNRACVGDFFIDAGGDIQSCGRNASGLDWSVGIRNPFNAAEIIKIVYPRGRGIATSGTYVRGQHIYNPLGIGDPITEIVSLTVIGEDVCEADRFATAAFAMGRDGILFLEQATGLEGYMVDSNGRATQTSYFGAFCQ; from the coding sequence ATGCGCGAGACCCGGCTTCTGATGGGTATGCCCATCACCCTCGATATCCGCGGTGCCGGGGACGTGACGCTTGTCGATACCGTCTTCGAATATTTCCAGGGTGTCGACCGGCGGTTCAGCACTTACCGGAGCGACAGCGAGATTTCGGCCATCAACCGGGGCGATGTTTCACGCCAGGACTGGAGCGGTGAAATGAGGGAAGTGCTGGCGCTCGCCGAACGCACGAAGAACGAGACAGGCGGATATTTCGACATCCGCAAGCCCGATGGCTCGCTCGATCCGTCCGGTATCGTCAAGGGCTGGGCCATACGCAACGCCGCTGGAATCCTTAACCGGGCTTGTGTCGGCGACTTCTTCATCGACGCCGGCGGCGACATACAATCTTGCGGCAGGAATGCATCGGGCCTCGACTGGAGCGTCGGCATACGCAATCCTTTCAATGCCGCCGAGATCATCAAGATCGTCTATCCGCGTGGACGCGGCATTGCGACCTCCGGCACCTATGTGCGCGGGCAGCACATCTACAATCCGCTGGGCATTGGCGACCCGATCACCGAGATCGTCAGCCTGACCGTTATCGGCGAGGATGTGTGCGAAGCCGACCGTTTCGCCACTGCCGCCTTCGCCATGGGCCGGGATGGAATTCTCTTTCTCGAGCAGGCGACGGGCCTTGAGGGCTACATGGTCGACAGCAACGGCCGCGCCACGCAGACAAGCTACTTCGGAGCCTTTTGCCAATAA
- a CDS encoding RnfABCDGE type electron transport complex subunit D: protein MIKAIDRFLDHQTMYRLVLYFLVALLGSALVLGLFRLLPQDPVALALTTVVMLIACWITNRLFAVVFQVPANSESVYITALILALILDPVAAIDLKRIGAVMLACVWAISSKFILAISRKHLFNPAALGVALTAALLNQPATWWVGGNLPLLPVVLVGGLLIVRKLRRLDLVATFVAVALATILATAEPSQCLTALKETLTSSPLLFFAFVMLTEPLTSPTRRWPRIAFAAIVGFLFAPSVHIGSFYFTPELALLSGNLFAYAVSPKGRLVLTLERIEQSSVNSYDFIFRSPRSLAFQAGQYLEWTLGLDRPDVRGNRRYFTIASAPTEDRVRLGVKFYARASAFKQALGMMTPGSTIHASQLAGDFTLPSDSETKIAFLAGGIGITPFRSMLQFLIDSRESRPIVLLYGVETQHEAAYLDVLAAARRELGIRTVLAVARGAVQGQYPGYIDARLVRLAIPDYLERTFYISGPQAMVKALRKKLLAMGVRRSKIRVDYFPGFA, encoded by the coding sequence ATGATCAAGGCGATCGACCGGTTTCTCGACCATCAGACTATGTACCGGCTGGTCCTCTACTTTCTGGTCGCCCTGCTGGGCTCGGCCCTGGTGCTCGGCTTATTCAGACTTTTGCCGCAGGATCCGGTCGCGCTCGCCTTGACGACGGTCGTCATGCTGATCGCGTGCTGGATCACCAACCGGCTTTTTGCCGTTGTCTTCCAGGTTCCGGCCAACAGCGAGTCCGTCTACATCACGGCCCTTATCCTGGCGCTCATCCTTGATCCGGTGGCCGCCATCGACCTCAAGCGGATCGGCGCGGTGATGCTCGCCTGCGTCTGGGCGATTTCATCCAAGTTCATCCTTGCCATCAGCAGGAAGCACCTGTTCAACCCCGCGGCGCTGGGTGTAGCGCTGACCGCGGCGCTTCTGAACCAGCCTGCCACATGGTGGGTCGGAGGCAATCTGCCATTGCTTCCTGTCGTGCTCGTCGGCGGCCTCCTCATCGTGCGCAAGCTGCGCCGGCTCGATCTCGTCGCCACTTTCGTCGCTGTCGCGCTTGCGACGATCCTTGCAACCGCCGAGCCATCTCAATGTCTCACTGCGCTGAAGGAGACGCTCACCTCGTCGCCGCTGCTGTTCTTTGCATTCGTCATGCTGACCGAGCCGCTGACGTCACCGACGAGGCGGTGGCCGCGCATCGCCTTCGCCGCCATTGTCGGCTTCCTATTTGCACCCAGCGTCCATATCGGCTCGTTCTACTTCACGCCGGAGCTGGCGCTCTTGTCGGGAAACCTTTTTGCCTATGCGGTCAGCCCCAAGGGACGTCTCGTACTGACGCTGGAGCGCATCGAGCAATCTTCCGTCAACAGCTACGATTTTATCTTCAGGTCGCCTCGAAGCCTCGCCTTCCAGGCCGGCCAGTACCTCGAATGGACGCTAGGTCTCGACCGCCCGGACGTTCGTGGCAACCGCCGCTACTTCACGATCGCATCGGCGCCAACGGAGGATCGGGTTCGGCTTGGGGTCAAGTTCTATGCGCGGGCGAGCGCGTTCAAGCAGGCGCTCGGCATGATGACGCCAGGCAGCACGATCCACGCTTCGCAACTCGCCGGCGACTTCACCCTGCCGTCCGATTCCGAAACCAAGATCGCCTTCCTGGCGGGCGGCATCGGCATCACGCCATTCCGCTCCATGCTTCAGTTTCTCATCGACAGTCGTGAAAGTCGCCCGATCGTCCTCCTCTATGGAGTCGAGACCCAGCATGAAGCCGCTTATCTCGATGTGCTTGCCGCGGCCAGGCGGGAGCTGGGCATAAGGACGGTGCTTGCCGTGGCTCGGGGCGCGGTGCAAGGCCAGTACCCTGGCTATATCGACGCGCGTCTGGTCCGCCTGGCCATTCCCGATTATCTGGAGCGGACCTTCTACATTTCCGGCCCGCAGGCCATGGTCAAGGCGCTGCGCAAAAAACTCCTGGCCATGGGTGTTCGCCGCTCCAAGATAAGGGTCGACTATTTCCCGGGCTTTGCCTGA
- a CDS encoding sensor histidine kinase KdpD gives MGNSIRFRLWLAATISILVALAIAGIGLRYLFELNVERRIVRELTVDLNELIGATSFAADGRLSVAAELTDPRFANPLSGRYWQVEDLVRHRIVRSRSLWDASLALPAQTESGEVREIEELPGPGGELTIAVQRTITDADGRSFRAIVAEDHRSVEVSVREYVQDLAPALVVLAAALIAAFFVQITVGLAPLENLRVAVRNVIAQKTARLDVVAPREVQPLANEINRLLDAQEKALARARARATDLAHGLKTPLQVLSADIRALRSKGETELADEIEKSAGAIRRHVERELARARLAPGVSGKASCRGRETAAGVIAVVKRTPGGKQLSFELDIAEDFTAPVDEGDLSEILGNLVENAARFARSSVRVSASATASEVTIAVADDGAGIPPADREAALSRGVQLDSKGGSSGLGLAIVADIVEAYGGRLAMANADPGLVVTVALPRHG, from the coding sequence ATGGGCAACTCGATCCGCTTCAGGCTCTGGTTGGCGGCAACCATTTCGATCCTCGTCGCCCTTGCCATCGCCGGGATCGGACTGCGTTATCTCTTCGAACTAAATGTCGAGCGGCGTATTGTCCGCGAACTGACCGTCGATCTCAATGAACTGATCGGCGCGACCAGCTTCGCCGCCGACGGCCGCCTGTCGGTCGCAGCGGAGCTGACCGATCCGCGCTTCGCCAATCCCCTGTCAGGCCGTTACTGGCAAGTGGAAGACCTGGTCCGCCATAGAATCGTGCGCTCGCGCTCGCTGTGGGACGCATCGCTTGCCCTGCCGGCCCAGACAGAGAGTGGCGAAGTGAGAGAGATCGAGGAGCTACCGGGGCCCGGCGGCGAGCTTACCATTGCCGTCCAGCGCACTATCACCGATGCCGACGGCCGGTCCTTTCGCGCCATCGTGGCGGAGGACCATCGCAGCGTCGAGGTTTCGGTGCGCGAATATGTCCAAGACCTCGCGCCGGCACTCGTTGTGCTGGCCGCGGCACTCATTGCGGCCTTCTTCGTCCAGATCACCGTCGGCCTTGCGCCGCTGGAAAACCTGAGGGTCGCCGTTCGCAACGTCATCGCGCAGAAAACAGCGCGGCTTGATGTGGTGGCCCCCCGCGAGGTGCAGCCGCTCGCCAACGAAATCAACCGCCTGCTGGATGCACAAGAGAAGGCCCTTGCTCGTGCCCGGGCGCGCGCCACCGACCTGGCGCACGGGCTCAAGACGCCGCTGCAGGTGCTTTCGGCCGACATACGCGCCTTACGCAGCAAGGGCGAGACCGAACTCGCTGACGAGATCGAGAAGAGCGCCGGTGCGATCCGCCGCCATGTCGAGCGAGAGCTGGCGCGGGCGCGGCTGGCACCCGGCGTTTCGGGCAAGGCATCGTGCCGGGGCCGCGAAACCGCCGCCGGCGTGATCGCGGTCGTCAAGCGCACGCCAGGCGGCAAACAGCTTTCATTCGAGCTCGACATTGCAGAGGATTTCACAGCACCGGTCGATGAAGGCGATCTGTCGGAGATCCTGGGCAATCTGGTGGAGAATGCGGCGCGCTTCGCAAGATCCTCGGTTCGCGTTAGCGCATCCGCGACCGCCAGCGAAGTGACCATCGCCGTCGCCGACGACGGTGCAGGGATTCCCCCTGCGGACCGAGAAGCCGCCTTATCGCGGGGCGTCCAGCTGGACAGCAAGGGTGGCAGCAGCGGATTGGGCCTCGCCATCGTCGCCGACATTGTCGAGGCCTATGGCGGCCGGCTAGCCATGGCCAATGCCGATCCGGGTCTGGTTGTGACCGTCGCCTTGCCGAGACACGGTTGA
- a CDS encoding response regulator transcription factor, with protein sequence MKILLAEDESRIADDIVAVLQGAGMAVDTVRDGQAAWFAGDVENYDAAILDLGLPKLDGLTVLKHWRANRRRFPVLILTARGLWTERVEGINAGADDYLPKPFEMEELLARLRAILRRSTGQAAPVLKSGPLRLDTRQMRLSLRGVPVALSPLEYRLIAFLMHHAGRVVAPTELAEHLYESGNDRDPNAIEVIVARLRRKLGNDVIETRRGFGYLVPDGPP encoded by the coding sequence ATGAAGATCCTGCTTGCCGAGGACGAATCCCGTATCGCCGACGACATCGTGGCGGTCCTGCAGGGTGCCGGAATGGCTGTCGACACCGTGCGGGACGGCCAAGCTGCCTGGTTCGCGGGCGACGTCGAGAACTACGATGCAGCAATACTGGATCTCGGCTTGCCGAAGCTCGACGGCCTGACGGTGCTGAAGCACTGGCGCGCCAACAGGCGCCGTTTTCCCGTCCTGATCCTGACGGCAAGGGGTCTTTGGACCGAACGCGTCGAAGGCATCAATGCCGGGGCTGACGACTACCTGCCCAAACCATTCGAGATGGAGGAGCTGCTGGCCCGGCTGCGTGCTATCCTTCGGCGCTCGACTGGCCAGGCGGCACCCGTGCTGAAATCCGGCCCCCTGCGGCTCGATACGCGCCAGATGCGCCTTTCGCTACGCGGCGTCCCCGTCGCGCTGTCGCCGCTGGAATACCGGTTGATAGCGTTCCTGATGCATCACGCCGGGCGCGTGGTGGCGCCGACCGAACTCGCGGAGCATCTGTACGAGTCCGGCAATGATCGCGATCCCAACGCGATCGAGGTCATCGTCGCGCGCCTGCGCCGCAAACTCGGCAACGATGTGATCGAGACCCGCCGTGGGTTCGGATATCTCGTACCGGACGGACCGCCCTGA
- a CDS encoding PepSY domain-containing protein has product MQQTSLMKTVLKRLAMVGLSGFVLGWPLAARADMDDDGDHDRARDLYERGEIKGLSNILGMVRAQAPGDIVAVDFIRMGNRWVYRFQVVAADGRRRVVDVDAGAGVVIPREEGD; this is encoded by the coding sequence ATGCAACAGACGTCGCTCATGAAAACCGTTCTGAAGCGTCTCGCTATGGTGGGGCTTTCCGGCTTCGTCCTGGGTTGGCCGCTCGCCGCTCGCGCCGACATGGACGATGACGGGGACCATGATCGGGCGCGGGATCTTTACGAACGAGGCGAGATCAAGGGCCTGTCCAATATCCTGGGCATGGTCCGCGCCCAGGCCCCAGGCGACATCGTGGCCGTCGATTTCATCCGGATGGGTAACCGGTGGGTCTACCGGTTCCAGGTCGTTGCCGCCGACGGGCGCCGCAGGGTCGTCGATGTGGACGCCGGCGCCGGGGTAGTCATTCCCCGCGAAGAGGGCGACTGA